A window of Streptomyces puniciscabiei contains these coding sequences:
- a CDS encoding pyridoxamine 5'-phosphate oxidase family protein, which produces METTGIVRRETAERVRDARQRLAAERDVWVSTAHPDHGPHQVPLWFLWDGRAVWMCTSATSVTARNVRKEPRVRLALPDTFDVVLLQGEAECFPDQEVPKDAAEAFADKFGWDPRGEEGSFLYVRVVPRAVRAWRGEPELRGRVVMRDGTWLD; this is translated from the coding sequence ATGGAGACCACAGGAATCGTTCGTCGCGAGACGGCGGAGCGTGTCCGCGACGCTCGACAGCGGCTCGCTGCCGAGCGGGATGTATGGGTGTCGACGGCTCACCCTGATCACGGGCCGCACCAGGTGCCGCTGTGGTTCCTGTGGGATGGGCGAGCAGTGTGGATGTGCACCAGCGCCACTTCCGTGACTGCGCGGAACGTCCGCAAGGAGCCGCGCGTGCGCCTTGCGCTACCGGACACCTTCGACGTGGTGCTCCTCCAGGGTGAGGCGGAGTGTTTCCCGGACCAGGAGGTGCCCAAAGACGCAGCGGAGGCGTTCGCCGACAAGTTCGGGTGGGATCCACGCGGGGAGGAAGGTTCCTTTCTGTATGTACGCGTGGTCCCGAGGGCTGTGCGCGCTTGGCGCGGCGAGCCGGAGCTGCGCGGAAGAGTCGTCATGCGCGACGGGACGTGGCTGGATTAA
- a CDS encoding TolB family protein yields MTTRTRTMAAAIAVAAAVTGTALLGASGAASAAATASHSTLTISNGSKYVLIGGHKVDFGVPVRDLAWSPDGKKAAFVDGSGNLDIANPDGSGRVVVAKNPGNQNWSHPTWQVTAKDTQNGIPAKDNLIFAARANNVSRLKYISAKAVHGTPKTLSLYGDPGPGGALPQTGNVWPNAAGHYGTSVYANDHNGEVYIRDDYLRQQGGKLTQGSQPALSPNEEEVVFVRSVAGHDHVLVEDFTHGNHIKDLTPHATTDYTEPAWSPDGKTLAVRTPSGTVTMPADGTGHPTKVTSTVGLAAYRP; encoded by the coding sequence ATGACCACGCGTACCCGCACCATGGCGGCCGCCATCGCCGTGGCGGCGGCCGTCACCGGCACGGCACTGCTGGGCGCCTCCGGCGCGGCCTCGGCCGCCGCCACCGCCTCGCACAGCACCCTGACCATCAGCAACGGCTCCAAGTACGTGCTGATCGGCGGCCACAAGGTGGACTTCGGCGTGCCCGTCCGGGACCTGGCCTGGTCCCCGGACGGCAAGAAGGCCGCCTTCGTCGACGGCTCAGGCAACCTGGACATCGCGAACCCCGACGGCAGCGGGCGCGTCGTCGTCGCCAAGAATCCCGGAAACCAGAACTGGTCGCACCCGACCTGGCAGGTGACCGCGAAGGACACCCAGAACGGCATCCCCGCCAAGGACAACCTCATCTTCGCGGCACGCGCGAACAACGTGTCCCGGCTGAAGTACATCTCCGCCAAGGCCGTCCACGGCACGCCCAAGACGCTGTCCCTGTACGGCGACCCCGGTCCGGGCGGTGCGCTGCCGCAGACCGGCAACGTCTGGCCGAACGCGGCCGGCCACTACGGCACCTCGGTGTACGCCAACGACCACAACGGCGAGGTCTACATCCGCGACGACTACCTGCGCCAGCAGGGCGGCAAGCTCACCCAGGGCTCCCAGCCGGCGCTGTCCCCGAACGAGGAGGAGGTCGTCTTCGTGCGCTCGGTCGCCGGCCACGACCACGTGCTCGTGGAGGACTTCACGCACGGCAACCACATCAAGGACCTCACGCCGCACGCCACGACCGACTACACCGAGCCCGCCTGGTCCCCCGACGGCAAGACCCTCGCAGTGCGCACCCCGTCCGGCACGGTGACAATGCCGGCCGACGGCACGGGCCACCCGACGAAGGTCACCTCGACGGTCGGCCTGGCGGCGTACCGCCCCTGA
- a CDS encoding peptidoglycan-binding domain-containing protein — MRSSLTKVLVTATAVVGIAAGSLAGASASVAAPQAAARPAVGSRYVSPLAVNNLGLDTARAKNWQSCLNAWGFDAGTVDGQLGTNSWKAAQRMLNAWGYNAGTVDGIVGTNTIKALQRFLNKLGYNAGAVDGIAGSQTRTAFWNYNATGC, encoded by the coding sequence ATGCGATCTTCTCTGACCAAGGTGCTCGTCACCGCCACCGCCGTCGTCGGGATTGCGGCCGGGAGTCTCGCGGGCGCGAGTGCGAGCGTGGCGGCACCGCAGGCGGCCGCCAGGCCCGCGGTCGGCAGCCGGTACGTCTCACCGCTCGCGGTGAACAACCTCGGCCTGGACACGGCCCGGGCAAAGAACTGGCAGAGCTGCCTGAACGCCTGGGGCTTCGACGCCGGCACCGTCGACGGGCAACTGGGCACCAACAGCTGGAAGGCGGCGCAGAGGATGCTCAACGCCTGGGGCTACAACGCCGGCACCGTGGACGGGATCGTCGGCACCAACACGATCAAGGCGCTGCAGCGCTTTCTGAACAAACTCGGCTACAACGCCGGTGCCGTTGACGGGATCGCCGGATCGCAGACCAGGACCGCGTTCTGGAACTACAACGCCACAGGCTGCTGA
- a CDS encoding tetratricopeptide repeat protein produces MGAQDDAAQQAARERGAKVLRDLLARAGNLAPAEVARRSQFSDQTQAISDQTVSNLLAARHTVRRKTLESFVTACLHRQDGNPDLPGALATPQYWKARFYDAVGRATGPETGLVRIGRPPGTADTFVQRTELAPVSEAVEAGQSVVLTQRERVLSGLGGVGKTQLAAHYVWQVWRRPELRLIIWASARDVHQVVTAYAQAAARLLGADAGEPERAAEQLMEWLSVTTQPWLIVLDDVQLPTEVLPWWPEPTEAGQVIVTTRYRDEGLWRAGRRVIEVGMYTPEQALTFLRGKLAGHAGRRRRSGPSTPPDSRLSELAEDLGRLPLALSHAAAYLLQEGMTVEAYRAEFAEYRTRLEELFPRPAEFPEPYPDPVETTWAISLDLASRLMPGGVVPAVMLLASLLDPAGMPRDLFTAPATLTCLEEWLGRAVRAREVRRSLRVLHRLNLVTDDQADQWREVKAHALVQRASREAMQHDPAAAQPWDRRVRAVADAVVDMANKSFRPELEESLRHNARAVIRCGGDALWQPDGHTLLYGLGESLGRSGHVHAAADHFRELAATAAERLGARHRDTFLARGRHAVWLSVSGRPALAAEQLRTLIAERTRTCGEDEDEALDDWGNFAAFLGEAGDTAAALREFERLVERRGQVHGPHHRKTLVSRGNLARWRGENGDIPGAIQAFRELVPLFERECGPDDEDTLTARGNLGSWVGEVNPRAGLVQLSKLLPIETRVLGVANSHTLSTRRNIAMLLGKAGHVQRAITEFTVLIDDYEKFLHPDHPQVLAARGDLVDWLVKARELPVAHQVLRGLLADQDRVLGADHPDTARTRDLVKLFEKRS; encoded by the coding sequence ATGGGCGCACAGGACGACGCCGCACAGCAGGCGGCGCGTGAACGCGGGGCGAAGGTGCTCCGCGATCTGCTGGCGCGGGCCGGGAACCTCGCTCCGGCCGAGGTGGCGCGCCGGTCCCAGTTCAGCGACCAGACGCAGGCGATCTCCGACCAGACCGTGAGCAACCTGCTGGCCGCCAGGCACACGGTCCGCAGGAAGACGCTGGAGTCGTTTGTCACCGCCTGCCTGCACCGCCAGGACGGCAACCCCGACCTGCCCGGCGCGCTGGCCACGCCGCAGTACTGGAAGGCCCGCTTCTACGACGCGGTCGGCCGTGCGACCGGCCCGGAGACGGGGTTGGTGCGGATCGGCAGGCCCCCCGGCACGGCGGACACCTTCGTGCAGCGAACCGAGCTGGCCCCCGTGTCCGAGGCCGTCGAGGCCGGTCAGTCGGTGGTGCTCACACAACGCGAGCGGGTGCTGTCCGGGCTGGGCGGAGTCGGCAAGACACAGCTGGCCGCCCACTATGTGTGGCAGGTCTGGCGCCGGCCCGAACTGAGGTTGATCATCTGGGCGTCCGCCCGCGACGTGCACCAGGTCGTCACGGCGTACGCACAGGCCGCGGCCCGGTTGCTGGGGGCCGACGCCGGCGAGCCGGAACGGGCGGCCGAGCAGTTGATGGAGTGGCTGTCGGTCACCACGCAGCCGTGGCTGATCGTGCTGGACGACGTCCAGCTGCCGACGGAGGTGCTGCCGTGGTGGCCGGAGCCGACGGAAGCGGGCCAGGTGATCGTGACCACCCGCTACCGCGACGAAGGGCTGTGGCGGGCGGGGCGACGCGTCATCGAGGTCGGCATGTACACCCCGGAGCAGGCGCTGACGTTTCTGCGCGGCAAGCTCGCCGGTCACGCGGGCCGACGCCGGAGAAGCGGTCCGAGCACCCCGCCCGACAGCCGGCTGTCCGAGCTGGCCGAGGATCTGGGGCGACTGCCGCTGGCGCTGTCGCACGCGGCCGCCTACCTGCTCCAGGAGGGCATGACGGTCGAGGCCTACCGCGCGGAGTTCGCCGAGTACCGAACCCGCCTGGAGGAGCTGTTTCCCCGGCCTGCCGAGTTCCCGGAGCCCTACCCGGACCCGGTGGAGACCACCTGGGCCATCTCGCTGGACCTGGCCTCCCGCCTGATGCCCGGAGGTGTCGTGCCGGCCGTGATGCTCCTGGCCTCACTCCTGGATCCGGCCGGGATGCCGCGGGACCTGTTCACCGCGCCCGCGACGCTGACCTGCCTGGAGGAGTGGCTCGGGCGCGCGGTACGGGCACGGGAGGTGCGCAGATCCCTGCGGGTGCTGCACCGGCTGAACCTGGTCACCGACGACCAGGCCGACCAATGGCGCGAGGTGAAGGCGCACGCCCTGGTGCAGCGGGCGAGCCGGGAAGCGATGCAGCACGACCCGGCAGCGGCGCAGCCCTGGGATCGGCGGGTGCGGGCGGTCGCCGACGCGGTCGTGGACATGGCGAACAAGAGCTTCAGGCCCGAACTGGAGGAGTCGCTGCGTCACAACGCTCGCGCGGTCATCAGATGCGGGGGCGACGCGCTGTGGCAGCCGGACGGGCACACCCTGCTGTACGGCCTGGGGGAGAGTCTCGGCCGGAGCGGCCATGTCCACGCTGCCGCCGATCATTTCCGTGAACTCGCCGCCACCGCCGCCGAACGCTTGGGCGCGCGGCACCGGGACACCTTCCTCGCGCGCGGACGACATGCGGTCTGGCTGTCGGTGTCGGGCCGGCCGGCCCTTGCCGCGGAGCAACTGAGAACCCTGATCGCCGAGCGCACCCGCACGTGCGGCGAGGACGAGGACGAGGCCCTGGACGACTGGGGCAACTTCGCCGCCTTTCTGGGTGAGGCCGGCGACACCGCCGCAGCCCTACGGGAGTTCGAGCGGCTGGTGGAGCGCCGCGGCCAGGTGCACGGCCCTCATCACCGCAAGACTCTCGTGTCCCGGGGCAACCTCGCACGGTGGCGCGGCGAGAACGGCGACATCCCGGGTGCGATTCAGGCGTTCCGCGAACTGGTCCCGCTGTTCGAGCGGGAATGCGGGCCCGATGACGAGGACACGCTCACTGCGCGGGGCAATCTGGGCAGTTGGGTCGGCGAGGTGAATCCCCGGGCTGGTCTCGTCCAGCTGAGCAAGTTGTTGCCCATCGAGACCCGGGTCCTGGGGGTGGCCAATTCGCACACCCTGAGCACCCGGCGCAACATCGCGATGCTGCTCGGCAAAGCCGGTCATGTCCAGCGTGCGATCACCGAGTTCACCGTGCTGATCGACGACTACGAGAAGTTCCTTCATCCCGACCATCCGCAGGTCCTGGCCGCACGCGGCGACCTCGTCGACTGGCTCGTCAAGGCCCGCGAGCTGCCCGTCGCCCACCAGGTCCTGCGCGGCCTGCTCGCCGATCAGGACCGGGTGCTCGGCGCCGACCACCCGGACACCGCCCGCACCCGGGACCTCGTAAAACTGTTCGAGAAGAGGTCGTGA
- a CDS encoding DeoR/GlpR family DNA-binding transcription regulator has protein sequence MSNADRHGLIAQAVRESGKVTVQELAELTGASEMTIRRDLDALAAQGVLERVRGGARTLLLRGEEPPFALRAHEALDAKRRIATEVSSLIADGETVLLDSGTTCLEIAHLLRRRPVTVMPLSLQGIHVLGERPGPATLLVPGGRPRAAEGALTGPLTLASLTALRFDTAVMGCCGLSAAEGLTAYDLDDAAVKKAGIASARRVIVAADGSKLGRTAFAYVGPSTLLHTLVTDTTAPADEVIALVGAGIVVKPV, from the coding sequence ATGAGCAACGCAGACCGGCACGGGTTGATCGCGCAGGCCGTCAGAGAGTCGGGAAAGGTCACGGTCCAGGAACTCGCCGAACTCACCGGTGCCTCCGAGATGACGATCCGGCGCGACCTCGACGCGCTGGCCGCACAAGGTGTCCTCGAGCGCGTCCGTGGCGGGGCACGCACCCTGCTCCTCCGGGGCGAGGAGCCACCCTTCGCCCTGCGCGCTCACGAGGCCCTCGACGCCAAGCGCCGCATCGCGACCGAGGTGTCCTCGCTCATCGCCGACGGTGAGACCGTCCTCCTAGACAGCGGAACCACCTGCCTGGAGATCGCCCACCTGCTGCGCCGACGGCCGGTCACGGTGATGCCGCTGTCACTGCAGGGAATCCATGTACTCGGCGAGCGTCCCGGCCCGGCAACGCTGCTGGTGCCCGGCGGCCGGCCTCGGGCCGCCGAGGGAGCCCTCACCGGCCCCCTCACCCTCGCCTCCCTGACGGCACTGCGCTTCGACACTGCCGTCATGGGCTGCTGTGGTCTGAGCGCAGCCGAGGGCCTGACCGCCTACGACCTCGATGACGCGGCTGTGAAGAAGGCCGGCATCGCCTCCGCGCGCCGCGTCATCGTCGCCGCGGACGGCAGCAAGCTCGGCCGCACCGCCTTCGCATACGTCGGCCCCTCCACACTCCTGCACACCCTCGTCACCGACACCACAGCACCCGCCGACGAGGTAATCGCGCTCGTAGGCGCCGGCATCGTCGTCAAGCCCGTCTGA
- a CDS encoding MFS transporter, with the protein MNHSLRAARVATFVYFILCGTTMGTWVVHIPAIEERVGISHSTLGGLLVLLGVGAFIGMQAAGRLTDRLGARIVVPATGVLCSAALALPGLPRDPWTLAGALLVFGFCNGCLDVSMNAHAVHVEKAYGRPVMSAFHATFSVGGVLASLGGAATVTAGLSPAAGMAATGALGIAIALAAAGALLPAASTAADADAAEEAPAAERRETSGRIWLLAALALMVMLCEGAANDWSALHLKDILGAPASTAAFAYGTFAATMTLGRLLADRLVARFGPTAILRHGAATAAGGITIVALSPWTGTAFVGWALFGLGLSGCVPQLFSAAGHADPSAAGANVSRVAGLGYVGMLAGPAVIGWLTHLVALNHAFLLLTLLCAVTTMAAGILRTGGVRMRETTASSR; encoded by the coding sequence ATGAATCATTCGCTGCGAGCTGCCCGAGTGGCCACCTTTGTCTACTTCATCCTGTGCGGTACCACGATGGGCACCTGGGTGGTGCACATCCCCGCCATTGAGGAGCGCGTCGGCATCAGCCACTCCACGCTCGGGGGGCTTCTGGTGCTGCTGGGCGTGGGGGCCTTCATCGGTATGCAGGCGGCCGGGCGTCTGACCGACCGGCTCGGAGCGCGCATCGTCGTCCCCGCCACCGGGGTGCTGTGCAGCGCGGCCCTGGCACTGCCCGGACTTCCCCGGGACCCGTGGACGCTGGCGGGTGCCTTGCTGGTCTTCGGATTCTGCAACGGCTGCCTGGACGTGAGCATGAACGCCCATGCCGTACATGTGGAGAAGGCGTACGGCCGTCCCGTCATGTCGGCCTTCCACGCCACGTTCTCGGTCGGCGGTGTCCTCGCCTCGCTCGGCGGAGCGGCCACGGTGACCGCCGGCCTGAGCCCGGCCGCCGGCATGGCCGCCACAGGAGCCCTGGGCATCGCGATCGCCCTGGCGGCGGCAGGCGCCCTGCTGCCGGCCGCGTCCACTGCTGCCGACGCGGACGCGGCAGAGGAGGCGCCGGCCGCCGAGCGCCGCGAAACCAGCGGGCGCATCTGGCTCCTCGCCGCCCTGGCTCTGATGGTCATGCTGTGCGAGGGAGCCGCCAACGACTGGAGCGCGCTGCACCTGAAGGACATCCTCGGCGCACCCGCCAGCACTGCCGCCTTCGCCTACGGCACCTTCGCGGCGACCATGACCCTCGGCCGACTGCTCGCCGACCGCCTCGTCGCCCGGTTCGGGCCCACGGCGATCCTGCGCCACGGCGCGGCCACGGCCGCCGGCGGCATCACGATCGTGGCCCTCTCCCCGTGGACGGGGACCGCATTCGTCGGCTGGGCGCTGTTCGGTCTCGGGCTGTCCGGCTGTGTTCCGCAGTTGTTCAGTGCGGCCGGGCACGCCGACCCCTCCGCCGCAGGGGCCAACGTCTCTCGCGTCGCCGGGCTCGGCTACGTCGGCATGCTCGCCGGCCCCGCCGTCATCGGCTGGCTGACCCACCTCGTCGCCCTGAACCACGCCTTCCTCCTGCTGACCCTGCTGTGTGCGGTCACCACAATGGCGGCCGGAATCCTGCGCACCGGAGGCGTCCGCATGCGCGAGACGACAGCGAGCAGCCGCTGA
- a CDS encoding helix-turn-helix domain-containing protein, with product MYRHELLERRAAPDLRDQVLGYRGFRFQAIGARRRLLIPDGVVKVMLGFGDPLRVLDSCDPARTWRGSSLAGGIRTTGAIGEHTGLIHGVTVLLSPLAAYRLFGVPMSEWAGLSVPPEDLCRRPWAGLSARLAQLPDWHSRFAVLDRVLRAALDAGPAVSPEVVWSWRRIQGSCGRVRVEELAAQTGWSRRHLERRFRCQTGLTPKGAAQVMRLQAALRLKEAGACWADAATQAGYHDQPHFDRAFKSMTGRTPSAFHSERLAASPHDAQDFVPGQVTSAILVHPT from the coding sequence ATGTACAGGCACGAACTGCTCGAACGGCGCGCTGCCCCTGACTTACGCGATCAGGTCCTGGGCTATCGCGGCTTTCGCTTCCAGGCGATCGGAGCACGGCGCAGACTCCTGATCCCGGACGGCGTGGTGAAGGTGATGCTGGGCTTCGGCGACCCCCTGCGTGTCCTCGACTCCTGCGACCCGGCACGCACGTGGCGCGGTTCCTCGTTGGCCGGCGGCATCCGGACGACGGGCGCCATCGGCGAGCACACCGGACTCATCCACGGGGTGACCGTCCTGCTCAGCCCCCTCGCCGCCTACCGGCTGTTCGGGGTGCCCATGTCCGAATGGGCTGGGCTGTCCGTTCCTCCCGAGGACCTCTGCCGTCGGCCCTGGGCAGGCCTGTCCGCCCGGCTGGCGCAGCTTCCGGACTGGCACAGTCGCTTCGCCGTACTGGACCGCGTGCTGCGCGCGGCACTCGACGCAGGCCCTGCTGTCAGCCCCGAGGTGGTGTGGTCCTGGCGCCGGATACAGGGCAGCTGTGGAAGGGTACGGGTCGAGGAACTCGCGGCACAGACCGGCTGGAGCCGTCGCCACCTCGAACGGCGCTTCCGCTGCCAGACAGGGCTGACACCGAAGGGGGCGGCGCAGGTGATGCGGCTGCAGGCGGCTCTGCGCCTGAAAGAGGCCGGTGCCTGCTGGGCCGACGCCGCGACGCAAGCCGGGTACCACGATCAGCCGCACTTCGACCGCGCGTTCAAGTCGATGACGGGCCGCACGCCGAGCGCCTTTCACTCGGAGCGCCTGGCCGCCTCCCCGCACGACGCCCAGGACTTCGTACCGGGACAGGTGACGAGCGCCATTCTCGTGCACCCGACCTGA
- a CDS encoding LppU/SCO3897 family protein → MSQIPPHGGMNASYTSAQIRRNRLIFLGLVLVLAGMVAFWALGPYDTKDQSATLKAGDCFQNIGTDKEAETKKLDCTDPHADYKVLKGQGRSRRHLGMLRRPGHDRLAHPGGPRKVVRRLLQGQRREGPLNHTSVRRKSR, encoded by the coding sequence GTGTCTCAAATACCGCCCCATGGCGGCATGAACGCCTCGTACACCTCGGCGCAGATACGACGCAACCGCCTGATCTTCCTCGGTCTGGTCCTGGTCCTCGCGGGCATGGTGGCGTTCTGGGCCTTGGGGCCGTACGACACGAAGGACCAGTCCGCGACGCTCAAGGCCGGTGACTGCTTCCAGAACATCGGGACGGACAAGGAGGCCGAGACCAAGAAGCTCGACTGCACCGACCCGCACGCCGACTACAAGGTCCTCAAGGGTCAAGGACGCAGTCGTCGACACCTTGGCATGCTCCGACGTCCCGGGCACGACCGGCTCGCTCACCCAGGCGGACCCCGGAAAGTGGTTCGTCGTCTGCTTCAAGGACAACGACGAGAAGGGCCGCTGAACCACACCTCGGTGCGGCGGAAAAGCCGTTGA